Proteins encoded within one genomic window of Nitrospirota bacterium:
- a CDS encoding response regulator, whose protein sequence is MKDIIMVIDDDESVRIAINKILQREGYEIVTAINGIEALNFCKKQQPSLIVLDMKMPGMDGVEFLEELKTISPQNVCPIIVLSGHTSDDYIERCFDWGTIAFLTKPFNIYELKGMVKNILRLSKTEQALRNEIHERWEAEKKLRHNYRIQSVIASLLRKSLENIDIKDYLDEAINLIMSMPWLTFENKGAIFLTEGNPAELVLKAQRGLPDENIKQCERVPFGVCHCGLAALEQKIIFTNTTDDGHTIKYTGMSPHGHYCTPLVYNDKTLGVLNIYLRTGHTDDASEKEILSAVSNALASVIVRKRAEEQQQQSIERLNRNIKDVVEAMSHAVEAKDPYTAGHQRRVSLLAVRIAQKMELSDDVTDCIELAGIIHDLGKIAIPSEILSKPGQLNKIEFALIKTHSKVGYDILKDIEFPGPVANIVLQHHERLNGTGYPAGLKADEILIEARIMCVADVVEAMAFHRPYRAALGVERAVEEITKNNGILYDPAVVAACIDVIRMGFKFDS, encoded by the coding sequence TTGAAAGACATAATAATGGTCATTGACGATGACGAAAGTGTGCGGATAGCAATTAATAAGATACTGCAACGGGAAGGTTATGAGATAGTAACAGCTATAAATGGTATCGAGGCATTGAACTTCTGCAAGAAACAACAACCGTCACTTATTGTGCTGGATATGAAAATGCCCGGCATGGACGGAGTGGAGTTTTTGGAGGAGTTAAAAACAATATCCCCTCAAAACGTGTGTCCCATAATAGTGCTCTCAGGGCACACCAGTGATGACTACATTGAGAGGTGTTTTGACTGGGGTACTATAGCGTTTTTAACCAAACCTTTCAATATATACGAATTGAAGGGTATGGTAAAAAATATTTTAAGGCTGAGTAAGACCGAACAGGCTCTCAGAAACGAGATACATGAGCGGTGGGAGGCAGAAAAGAAACTTCGCCATAACTACCGGATACAATCGGTCATAGCCTCGTTACTAAGGAAATCCCTGGAAAATATAGATATCAAAGACTACCTCGATGAGGCGATTAATTTAATAATGTCCATGCCGTGGTTAACGTTTGAAAACAAGGGTGCAATATTTCTTACAGAGGGCAACCCGGCAGAGCTTGTTCTTAAGGCACAAAGGGGCCTTCCCGATGAAAATATAAAACAATGCGAGAGAGTTCCCTTTGGTGTTTGCCACTGCGGACTGGCGGCTCTTGAGCAGAAAATAATCTTTACTAATACAACAGATGACGGCCACACTATCAAATATACCGGGATGTCACCGCATGGCCACTACTGCACCCCCTTAGTTTATAATGATAAAACCCTTGGAGTCCTTAACATATACCTGCGAACAGGGCACACTGACGATGCAAGCGAGAAGGAGATTCTAAGCGCTGTCTCTAATGCACTGGCCAGTGTAATAGTGCGTAAAAGGGCTGAAGAGCAGCAGCAGCAAAGCATAGAGCGGCTCAACAGAAACATAAAAGATGTGGTAGAGGCGATGTCACACGCTGTTGAGGCTAAGGACCCTTACACGGCAGGACATCAGCGCCGTGTATCACTACTTGCGGTAAGAATTGCCCAGAAGATGGAGCTTTCCGATGATGTAACAGATTGCATTGAGCTTGCCGGTATAATACACGATTTGGGGAAAATCGCTATTCCCTCTGAAATACTGAGTAAACCCGGGCAGTTAAATAAAATCGAATTTGCCCTGATTAAAACCCATTCAAAGGTCGGTTATGATATTCTGAAAGACATAGAATTCCCGGGGCCTGTTGCAAACATCGTGCTTCAACACCATGAAAGACTAAATGGCACAGGTTACCCGGCTGGTTTAAAGGCAGATGAGATATTGATTGAGGCAAGGATTATGTGTGTTGCCGACGTGGTTGAGGCAATGGCATTCCACAGACCCTACAGAGCAGCTCTCGGAGTTGAAAGAGCCGTTGAGGAGATAACAAAAAACAACGGTATTTTATATGACCCCGCTGTTGTTGCAGCTTGCATTGATGTAATCAGGATGGGATTTAAATTTGACTCGTGA
- a CDS encoding diguanylate cyclase: MGLFSKKRDDDCGEATVESLAEKNEELAEKLTCLGEQKRFLIQAVKTLLVFLKDFSFDIKEIDSDKFKGKMDALSEDVSKEEKVKRLQSVFEKSKETIISFIESKKIYFKERESEYKTIIDLLSKGISALETGNMDFNRRVYERSEKIGKITLLDDIKKIKEEIRNEVEHIQDAIRQKETADSKQLDELTREVSALREDLMKARTDSLLDGLTGVYNRMAYESYMRKLMDANTVNGIGFSMLMIDIDNFKSINDTYGHQTGDRALVAMVQVCREHIRKEDFFARYGGEEFVVILPDTSLKNAAKRATAICKSVESSRYKLDGAFEGKALSFTVSVGVSIFRDGEKSDATTERADRALYMAKNTGKNRVVTENELK, encoded by the coding sequence ATGGGATTATTTTCTAAAAAGAGGGATGATGATTGTGGTGAAGCCACGGTTGAGAGTCTCGCTGAAAAAAATGAAGAGTTAGCTGAGAAATTAACATGTCTGGGTGAACAGAAGAGGTTTCTTATACAGGCTGTTAAAACATTGTTAGTATTTTTAAAAGACTTTTCTTTTGATATAAAGGAAATAGATTCCGATAAATTCAAAGGTAAGATGGATGCGCTCTCAGAGGATGTTTCTAAGGAGGAAAAGGTAAAACGTCTTCAGAGTGTTTTTGAAAAAAGTAAAGAAACAATAATCTCATTCATAGAAAGTAAAAAGATTTATTTCAAAGAGAGAGAATCCGAATATAAAACTATCATTGATCTACTGTCAAAGGGGATATCTGCGCTTGAGACCGGTAACATGGACTTTAACCGGAGGGTGTATGAGCGGAGCGAAAAGATAGGTAAAATAACCCTGCTTGATGACATAAAAAAAATAAAAGAGGAAATACGAAATGAGGTTGAGCATATTCAGGATGCGATAAGACAAAAGGAAACGGCAGATTCCAAACAGTTAGATGAACTTACGCGGGAGGTATCAGCCCTTAGAGAGGATTTAATGAAGGCGCGTACAGACTCCCTGCTGGATGGTTTAACCGGAGTGTATAACCGCATGGCTTATGAAAGTTATATGCGTAAACTTATGGATGCCAACACGGTAAACGGGATAGGGTTTTCGATGCTTATGATTGATATAGACAACTTTAAGAGCATAAATGACACTTATGGGCATCAGACCGGAGACAGAGCACTGGTGGCAATGGTGCAAGTGTGCAGGGAGCATATCAGAAAAGAGGATTTTTTTGCCAGATATGGCGGAGAGGAGTTTGTAGTGATTCTGCCTGATACCTCATTAAAGAATGCCGCAAAGAGGGCAACCGCTATATGCAAATCTGTGGAGAGTTCCCGGTACAAACTCGACGGTGCTTTTGAGGGTAAAGCGTTGTCATTTACGGTTAGTGTGGGGGTCAGTATATTTCGCGATGGTGAAAAGTCTGATGCAACGACAGAAAGGGCGGACAGGGCTCTTTACATGGCTAAAAACACCGGCAAAAATCGTGTCGTTACGGAAAATGAATTAAAATAA
- the xseB gene encoding exodeoxyribonuclease VII small subunit: MKKEKKYSEAIQEIEGIITEIENETIDVDLLTEKVRTAVGLIKLCKSRLRSTEEELENVLKEFEKPDEPDKPDESGKNPKRKTQAEEKNSLFT; the protein is encoded by the coding sequence ATGAAAAAGGAAAAAAAATACTCAGAAGCCATACAAGAAATTGAGGGTATAATAACTGAAATTGAAAATGAAACCATAGATGTTGATTTACTTACAGAAAAAGTCCGGACAGCTGTCGGCCTTATAAAGTTGTGCAAATCGAGACTGAGAAGCACCGAGGAGGAATTGGAAAATGTGCTGAAAGAATTTGAGAAACCCGATGAGCCTGATAAACCAGATGAATCCGGAAAGAACCCTAAAAGAAAAACTCAGGCTGAGGAAAAGAACTCATTATTCACATAA
- a CDS encoding flagellar hook-length control protein FliK, with product MGVPQGMNSSSGKFGSVLNKVLDDKESTDLAGTVSASMLLMTLLGGNNAVTNLPDGASSDTGTVALQKAAPSIDMKTLGGKGVLNPDGAKDIKKSADEPKQDDKNTDVKNTDVKNTDVKSNKDTGSAEKILTDTKPDTEALLKELAAKNSNPNEEKVQATDAMNAAVKNLFKDNTDANALKENTDANLPKEKTDSNAPKQKFDPNMLKSQNLDTGDTLTKDVVQSQTDNNTGEKKQDKPADIKTGKEQVVEINDTQGTQQAIGAEKAQQNTMAAPHNVNNEIAVPKTPLQINDHTFSISKLSDSSIEVRLEPDGLGSVKIHLNMENGTIHADIRASDEASRAIIEKNLNDIVKALTQEGLTVGDFSVSLKDRGNQGEYKKQQGSGNKKGSDGELPEEEEITSVRRSGYLDNGKVSIFA from the coding sequence ATGGGAGTGCCTCAGGGTATGAACAGCTCATCGGGTAAATTTGGCTCGGTTTTAAACAAGGTACTTGATGATAAGGAGAGTACGGATTTGGCAGGCACTGTGTCAGCTTCTATGCTTTTAATGACTCTATTAGGCGGCAATAATGCCGTAACAAATTTACCTGATGGAGCATCCTCAGATACAGGGACCGTGGCACTTCAAAAAGCAGCCCCCTCAATTGATATGAAGACCCTTGGCGGAAAAGGTGTTCTAAACCCTGACGGCGCTAAAGACATTAAAAAATCGGCTGATGAGCCAAAACAAGACGATAAAAACACTGATGTTAAAAACACTGATGTTAAAAACACTGACGTTAAAAGCAATAAAGATACGGGTTCTGCTGAAAAGATACTGACAGATACCAAACCTGATACAGAAGCACTTTTAAAAGAGTTAGCAGCAAAAAACAGTAATCCCAATGAGGAAAAAGTACAGGCAACAGATGCAATGAATGCAGCAGTTAAAAACTTATTCAAAGATAACACAGATGCTAATGCACTAAAAGAAAACACAGATGCTAACTTGCCAAAAGAAAAGACAGATTCAAACGCACCAAAACAAAAGTTTGACCCGAACATGCTAAAATCACAGAATTTAGATACCGGTGACACACTGACAAAGGATGTAGTACAATCACAGACAGATAATAATACCGGAGAAAAAAAGCAGGATAAACCGGCTGATATCAAAACCGGCAAAGAACAGGTAGTTGAGATTAACGACACTCAGGGCACACAACAAGCCATTGGCGCAGAAAAAGCACAGCAAAATACCATGGCGGCACCTCATAACGTAAACAATGAAATCGCAGTCCCAAAAACACCTCTTCAAATAAATGACCACACCTTCAGTATTAGCAAACTCAGTGACAGCTCAATAGAGGTGCGGCTGGAGCCGGACGGCCTTGGCTCCGTAAAAATACATTTGAACATGGAAAACGGTACGATTCATGCCGATATAAGAGCCTCCGATGAAGCATCAAGGGCGATAATTGAAAAGAATTTAAACGATATAGTAAAAGCTTTAACACAAGAGGGGTTAACAGTCGGTGACTTTTCTGTTTCATTAAAAGACAGAGGTAACCAGGGTGAATACAAAAAACAACAAGGATCTGGCAATAAAAAGGGCTCCGATGGGGAATTACCAGAGGAGGAGGAGATTACATCCGTGAGACGCTCTGGTTACTTAGATAATGGCAAGGTAAGCATATTTGCGTAA
- a CDS encoding exodeoxyribonuclease VII large subunit produces the protein MMKKRHTLSLYEFNLLVKEVLEHTFAKSYLITAEIASLNVDARGHCYMELVEKDEGGIRANASARIWASSYKLIKAEFENATGAALSKGLKILLEATLTFHERYGLSLIIKWIDPSYTLGEMARKKREILQRLEAEGILDRNKSLALPLVIQKIAVFSSKGAAGFEDFMRHLQSNPYGYIFHVTLYETVMQGDRVEESFVDSLRRSQALAEQIDVVVIVRGGGGAVELDAFNSYLIGRGIALLAIPVICGVGHERDRSVIDEVSHLSVKTPTAAAAFIIERTRAFEETLDSRLNELVLTVRERDSRLNTELITLSRTLEHGASAAILRGRYAIKSYSTSLYVTLKIVQRHRNHVTVLSEKFKTIAVGDLRALKAKLSYLRSRLELSLKQLVNRQQERLKMLTTSAANLNPENVLKRGYSITMGEGGLLIKTADQVREGMKLQTVLSSGQIESTVTGTISASAPIINTKEG, from the coding sequence TGTTGATGCCCGCGGGCATTGCTATATGGAACTGGTGGAAAAAGACGAGGGTGGAATACGGGCTAACGCCTCAGCCAGGATTTGGGCGTCGTCTTATAAATTAATCAAAGCAGAGTTTGAAAATGCAACAGGGGCTGCGCTTTCAAAAGGGCTAAAGATACTCCTTGAGGCAACCCTAACGTTTCATGAAAGATACGGTCTAAGTTTAATAATTAAGTGGATAGACCCGTCATATACGCTGGGTGAGATGGCAAGGAAAAAGCGTGAAATTCTTCAGAGGCTTGAGGCTGAGGGCATATTAGACCGCAACAAGTCGTTAGCTCTGCCACTTGTGATACAAAAAATAGCGGTGTTCTCTTCTAAAGGAGCAGCAGGGTTTGAGGATTTTATGAGGCATCTGCAGTCAAATCCGTACGGGTACATATTTCACGTGACTCTGTATGAGACCGTCATGCAGGGGGACCGTGTGGAGGAGTCCTTTGTTGACTCACTCAGAAGGAGTCAGGCTCTTGCCGAACAAATAGATGTTGTTGTAATCGTACGAGGCGGGGGGGGAGCAGTTGAGCTGGATGCTTTCAATAGTTACTTAATCGGCAGAGGCATAGCACTTTTGGCCATTCCGGTTATATGCGGGGTAGGACATGAGCGGGATCGCTCTGTAATAGATGAGGTTAGCCACTTATCGGTAAAGACTCCCACGGCGGCGGCGGCTTTTATCATAGAGAGAACAAGAGCTTTTGAGGAGACTCTTGACAGCAGACTTAATGAGTTGGTTCTAACAGTCAGAGAAAGAGACAGCAGGCTTAACACTGAGCTGATTACGCTTTCCAGGACTCTTGAGCATGGAGCCTCAGCTGCAATTTTAAGAGGCAGATATGCAATTAAATCCTACAGTACATCTCTCTATGTCACTCTTAAAATTGTGCAACGGCACAGAAATCATGTCACAGTGCTTAGCGAAAAGTTTAAAACTATAGCGGTTGGTGATTTACGCGCTCTTAAGGCTAAACTTAGTTACCTCAGAAGCCGGCTTGAATTATCACTTAAACAACTGGTTAACAGACAACAGGAGAGATTAAAGATGTTAACAACATCTGCAGCTAACTTAAATCCTGAAAATGTGCTAAAACGAGGCTACAGTATAACTATGGGTGAGGGAGGACTGCTCATAAAAACAGCAGACCAGGTAAGAGAGGGAATGAAACTTCAGACAGTTTTATCCTCCGGACAGATAGAGAGCACGGTGACAGGCACTATCAGTGCCTCAGCACCAATAATTAATACTAAAGAGGGTTAA
- the flgD gene encoding flagellar hook assembly protein FlgD (acts as a scaffold for the assembly of hook proteins onto the flagellar basal body rod; Yersinia, Vibrio parahaemolyticus, Bradyrhizobium and other organisms have 2 copies of some flagellar genes; Bradyrhizobium has one thick flagellum and several thin flagella; the protein in this cluster is associated with the thin flagella), whose translation MSVTSATDSSGTTSSSTTSSSSSSTNGTLNSTDFLQLFTKQLQYQNPMNPMDSSNFTSQLSQFASVEALSNIQSGVSTLNTYSNSLNNMMAANMIGKYVTMNDGTTGQITGISFSNGVSSLTLSDGTTAYMGNVKEISSTSSSSSSSSSSSSST comes from the coding sequence ATGAGTGTAACGTCAGCCACTGATTCGTCAGGCACAACATCATCGAGTACTACGTCGAGCTCAAGCTCGTCAACAAACGGGACTTTAAATTCCACGGATTTTCTGCAGCTTTTTACAAAGCAGCTCCAGTACCAGAATCCGATGAACCCAATGGATTCATCTAATTTCACAAGCCAGTTATCGCAATTTGCCTCAGTAGAGGCGCTTAGCAACATACAGAGCGGGGTTTCGACTCTAAACACGTACTCAAACTCTTTAAATAATATGATGGCAGCAAACATGATAGGCAAATACGTTACCATGAATGACGGGACAACAGGGCAAATAACAGGCATAAGTTTCAGCAACGGAGTTTCCTCGCTGACTCTAAGTGACGGCACCACAGCGTACATGGGTAACGTTAAGGAAATAAGTTCAACGAGTTCAAGCTCTTCATCATCCAGCTCAAGCTCAAGCTCAACATAG
- the fliJ gene encoding flagellar export protein FliJ — protein sequence MARLDTLKRIIQVKEYKKSEAEIELQKAWRVLKTEQSQLALLEKHLADNTAALDKKKNSRNINGYELTLYYDYIETLYKKIDAQTKVVAEKTLEMEKKQTELVEAYREVKTVEVLKDRVVSDESKKMERQTQREMDFAYLSRLPRN from the coding sequence ATGGCAAGGCTTGACACGCTTAAACGGATTATACAGGTAAAAGAGTATAAAAAATCTGAGGCTGAGATTGAACTGCAAAAGGCATGGAGAGTGTTGAAAACAGAACAAAGCCAGCTTGCCTTGCTGGAAAAACACCTGGCGGATAACACAGCTGCTTTGGATAAAAAGAAAAACTCAAGAAATATAAATGGTTACGAACTCACCCTGTATTATGATTACATAGAGACCCTCTACAAGAAAATTGATGCACAAACTAAAGTTGTAGCAGAGAAAACCTTAGAGATGGAAAAAAAACAGACAGAGCTCGTAGAGGCCTACCGAGAGGTGAAAACAGTGGAGGTATTGAAAGACAGGGTGGTAAGTGATGAAAGCAAAAAAATGGAGAGGCAAACTCAGCGTGAAATGGATTTCGCGTATCTGTCAAGGCTTCCGCGCAATTAG
- a CDS encoding HAD-IA family hydrolase: protein MGLKLIVFDLDGTLIDSIEDIAASLNHAIATVGLKPLNSSAVVSLVGEGVGKLVERAIGSGLLHKKESVLKTFLSHYETHMLDNTRAFDTVEETLSALSSFNMVVVSNKTEAMSKLVIDRLNMSKHFRYVFGHDSFAKCKPSPMPVLKAMELCGTTQSETIVVGDSSFDIEAGKRAGTKTVAAAYGYRSIETLTAADYIIKERLIELLPIVKFLS from the coding sequence GTGGGACTTAAATTAATTGTTTTTGATTTGGATGGCACCTTAATAGATTCAATAGAGGATATAGCTGCCTCGCTAAATCATGCAATAGCCACGGTGGGGCTTAAGCCTTTGAATTCATCTGCTGTGGTCAGTCTGGTTGGCGAGGGCGTAGGGAAATTGGTTGAAAGAGCGATTGGCAGCGGTCTTCTCCATAAAAAAGAGTCTGTTTTAAAAACATTTCTTTCTCACTACGAAACCCACATGCTGGACAACACCAGGGCATTTGATACGGTGGAGGAAACTCTGTCAGCGCTTTCCTCATTCAATATGGTAGTGGTAAGTAATAAGACTGAGGCGATGTCAAAACTTGTCATAGACAGGCTTAATATGTCAAAGCATTTCAGATATGTATTTGGTCACGATTCTTTTGCCAAATGTAAGCCGTCTCCTATGCCTGTACTAAAAGCAATGGAGCTTTGCGGCACAACACAGAGCGAGACCATTGTCGTAGGGGATAGTTCCTTTGACATTGAGGCCGGAAAACGCGCCGGCACAAAAACCGTGGCTGCCGCCTATGGTTACAGATCAATAGAGACTCTTACAGCTGCTGACTATATAATCAAAGAGAGGTTAATTGAGCTTTTGCCAATTGTAAAGTTCCTGAGCTGA
- a CDS encoding L,D-transpeptidase: MIVRFEKSTTIGFYIKPFGTGLCVAACLISVACCILNCPQAVAQPVESFSGFYRISVDILPVHTEPSEDAPVSFNLLKNMEIQPVNSTQSEGFQWFEIKINGSSFWLKQKDLSNNKTYVDSTYERTEEVFFNSSNSNKKILVNKETRILILYEKNNNTWSEKKRYNVGLGDFSGKRLSTKLTFQPRACLVLMKDNGFKMYEKPLAKFPDAQKARAVVFVDKDTKNITVYESISGKWVKRDNQYKSRDKIIFSTALVWFYDDKFNIIYNDDIFPKRVKGDRRTPEGIYYIADINPVSRYGRDPDTGEGLPSLLISYPNQMDAWRGLTDGRICIKDYNRITEAIEHREVPPQNTPLGSLIMIHGGGETDWTAGCVALNNRDMKELASEIELHTPVFIK; this comes from the coding sequence ATGATTGTAAGATTTGAGAAAAGCACTACAATTGGTTTTTATATAAAACCATTTGGTACAGGGCTTTGTGTTGCAGCGTGCCTTATCAGTGTCGCATGCTGCATCTTAAATTGTCCTCAAGCCGTAGCACAGCCGGTGGAGAGTTTTTCCGGATTTTACCGCATATCTGTTGATATATTGCCTGTCCATACAGAGCCGTCAGAGGACGCACCTGTATCATTTAATCTTCTTAAAAATATGGAAATACAGCCGGTTAACAGCACTCAGTCTGAGGGATTTCAGTGGTTTGAAATAAAAATTAACGGCAGCTCGTTTTGGTTAAAGCAAAAAGACCTCAGCAACAATAAAACCTATGTTGATTCAACGTATGAACGAACAGAGGAGGTGTTTTTTAATTCATCAAATTCAAACAAAAAAATACTGGTCAACAAGGAAACAAGAATTCTAATTTTATATGAAAAAAACAACAACACATGGAGTGAAAAAAAGCGCTATAACGTGGGACTTGGAGATTTTTCAGGCAAGAGACTCAGCACAAAGTTAACGTTCCAACCCAGAGCGTGTCTTGTGTTAATGAAAGATAACGGATTTAAAATGTATGAAAAACCACTGGCTAAATTTCCTGATGCACAAAAAGCCAGAGCCGTTGTTTTTGTAGACAAAGACACCAAAAATATAACCGTCTATGAGTCAATCTCAGGGAAATGGGTAAAAAGAGACAATCAGTACAAATCAAGGGATAAAATTATTTTTTCAACAGCACTTGTATGGTTTTACGATGACAAATTCAATATCATTTACAATGATGATATTTTTCCGAAGCGAGTTAAAGGCGACAGAAGGACCCCTGAGGGGATTTACTACATAGCCGATATAAATCCAGTAAGCCGCTACGGCAGAGATCCGGACACAGGGGAGGGGCTTCCGTCTCTTTTGATTAGTTACCCAAACCAGATGGATGCCTGGCGAGGCCTCACAGACGGCAGAATCTGCATTAAAGATTACAACAGGATAACAGAGGCAATTGAACACAGAGAAGTTCCTCCGCAAAACACACCGCTGGGCAGCCTCATAATGATCCATGGCGGGGGTGAAACTGATTGGACAGCAGGCTGTGTTGCTCTAAATAACAGAGATATGAAAGAGCTTGCCTCTGAGATAGAGCTGCACACACCGGTCTTTATAAAGTAG
- a CDS encoding flagellar hook protein FlgE — MITSLWTAVSGMNSNSTSLGVVGDNIANMNTTGFKSSRAEFGDILSQAIIGTGSGQVGKGSYITNINALFTQGSFITTNNPTDLAIDGNGFFIVKDDGSTTASNSTYYTRAGNFNIDKGGYLVTSSGLRVQGYMATDISSSSLSSTSLSGNLTDIKTDMSISPAKETNNVDWKVNLNSSASIITAAFTLDGNGDGVNSDPANYNYSTSTTIYDSQGGAHDVTAYYTKTANNKWQVHYAYQQSTSSSTLTLATSQTLSGTGTTSTATDTSAVSGVTQTLVFNSAGNLVSDGTGTSVSASTEPSMSFNFLGGVQTPQKITFDFGKSINQGGSGANTTEQLAVSSQVLDVSQDGNSSGTFTSIAFDSYGKISATYTNGQTKVIGQLALARFNDPNGLKKDGANMFSSTPSSGDAIINTAQTSGLGSIDAGALEQSNVDLGSEFVTMITDQRAYEANSKSIQTTDEMLQTVIGLKR; from the coding sequence ATGATAACATCACTTTGGACGGCAGTCAGCGGTATGAACTCAAACAGCACATCACTGGGTGTTGTGGGTGATAACATAGCAAACATGAATACAACCGGTTTTAAGTCAAGCAGAGCGGAATTTGGCGATATACTGAGTCAGGCTATTATAGGCACTGGCAGCGGACAGGTTGGAAAAGGTTCATATATAACAAATATAAACGCTCTTTTTACTCAGGGGTCTTTTATTACAACTAATAATCCGACAGATTTAGCAATAGATGGTAACGGTTTTTTTATAGTGAAAGATGATGGTTCCACAACGGCTTCAAATTCAACATACTATACCCGTGCTGGCAACTTTAACATCGATAAAGGTGGTTATCTTGTAACATCCAGTGGGTTAAGAGTGCAGGGTTATATGGCAACTGACATAAGCAGTTCATCGCTTTCAAGCACCAGCTTATCAGGTAATCTTACCGATATTAAGACAGATATGAGCATAAGCCCTGCTAAGGAAACAAACAATGTTGACTGGAAAGTAAACTTAAATTCATCTGCAAGTATAATAACGGCGGCATTTACGCTTGACGGCAACGGAGACGGTGTAAATAGCGATCCAGCTAATTATAATTACTCGACATCAACTACCATATACGACTCTCAGGGCGGCGCACACGATGTAACAGCATATTACACTAAAACAGCAAACAACAAGTGGCAGGTGCATTATGCGTATCAGCAGTCAACCTCAAGCAGCACTCTGACCCTTGCCACATCACAGACATTATCAGGCACTGGCACCACTAGTACCGCAACAGACACCTCCGCTGTATCAGGTGTCACCCAGACACTGGTATTTAACTCAGCCGGTAACCTTGTAAGCGATGGTACAGGAACAAGCGTTTCTGCAAGCACAGAGCCGAGTATGTCGTTTAACTTCCTTGGCGGTGTACAGACCCCGCAGAAAATTACTTTTGACTTTGGAAAATCAATAAATCAGGGCGGATCGGGGGCAAATACAACGGAGCAATTAGCAGTAAGTTCACAGGTTCTTGATGTTAGCCAGGATGGAAACTCCTCAGGAACATTCACAAGCATCGCCTTTGATAGTTACGGCAAAATAAGCGCCACATATACAAACGGCCAGACGAAAGTCATTGGGCAGCTTGCTTTAGCCAGATTTAATGATCCAAACGGGCTCAAAAAAGACGGAGCAAATATGTTTAGCTCAACTCCCAGCTCCGGTGATGCTATAATTAACACGGCACAGACAAGCGGCCTTGGAAGCATAGATGCAGGTGCACTGGAGCAAAGCAACGTTGACCTCGGTTCTGAGTTTGTCACCATGATTACAGACCAAAGGGCATACGAGGCTAACTCCAAGTCTATTCAGACAACGGATGAGATGTTACAAACAGTAATAGGGCTTAAGAGATAG